Proteins found in one Macaca nemestrina isolate mMacNem1 chromosome 4, mMacNem.hap1, whole genome shotgun sequence genomic segment:
- the LOC105474875 gene encoding DNA-binding protein REPIN1 isoform X1, whose protein sequence is MDGRRAPAQPAAEVRPRQGRGGHRGPAGGRSTCGARDRKAGLSAVRGLSSAMGVGVSLLLQFSLTPGGYRSVGRSRRCSRGSIPRNIPKRSWKKPHPQLCSLQAEEEPMLERRCRGPLAMGPAQARLLSGPSQESPQTLEKEPRRLRQQGTSVAQSGAQAPGRAHRCAHCRRHFSGWVALWLHARRCQARLPLPCPECGSRFRHAPFLALHRQVHAAATPDLGFACHLCGQSFRGWVALVLHLRAHSAAKRPVACPKCERRFWRRKQLRAHLRRCHPPAPEARPFICGNCGRSFAQWDQLVAHKRVHVSEALEEAAAKALGPRPRGRPAVTAPRPGGDAVDRPFQCACCGKRFRHKPNLIAHRRVHTGERPHQCPECGKRFTNKPYLTSHRRIHTGEKPYPCKECGRRFRHKPNLLSHSKIHKRSEGSAQAIPGPGSPQPPAGPQESAAEPTPAAPLKPAQEPPPGAPPEPPQDRAEAPPSLYCCDDCGRSFRLERFLRAHQRQHTGERPFTCAECGKNFGKKTHLVAHSRVHSGERPFACEECGRRFSQGSHLAAHRRDHAPDRPFVCPDCGKAFRHKPYLAAHRRIHTGEKPYVCPDCGKAFSQKSNLVSHRRIHTGERPYACPDCDRSFSQKSNLITHRKSHIRDGAFCCAICGQTFDDEERLLAHQKKHDV, encoded by the exons ATGGACGGGCGCCGCGCCCCTGCACAGCCCGCCGCAGAGGTACGACCCCGGCAGGGGCGCGGGGGGCACCGCGGGCCCGCGGGGGGCCGCTCCACCTGCGGGGCGCGTGACC gtAAGGCTGGCCTCTCTGCAGTCAGAGGTCTGAGCTCTGCCATGGGGGTAGGGGTGTCTTTATTGCTGCAGTTTTCTCTGACACCTGGGGGCTACCGGAGTGTGGGCCGAAGCAGGCGCTGCAGCCGCGGAAGTATTCCCAGGAACATCCCCAAGAGGAGCTGGAAAAAGCCTCATCCCCAGCTCTGCAGTCTCCAGG CAGAGGAAGAACCGATGCTGGAACGTCGTTGCAGGGGCCCCCTGGCCATGGGCCCGGCCCAGGCCCGACTCCTTTCTGGGCCCTCCCAGGAGTCACCTCAGACTCTGGAGAAGGAGCCCCGCAGGCTGAGGCAACAAGGCACGTCAGTGGCCCAGTCCGGTGCCCAAGCCCCAGGCAGGGCCCATCGCTGTGCCCACTGTCGAAGGCACTTCTCTGGCTGGGTGGCTCTGTGGCTTCACGCCCGCCGCTGCCAGGCCCGGCTGCCCTTGCCCTGCCCTGAGTGTGGCAGTCGCTTTCGCCATGCCCCCTTCTTAGCACTGCACCGCCAGGTCCATGCTGCTGCCACCCCAGACCTGGGATTCGCCTGccacctctgtgggcagagcTTCCGAGGCTGGGTGGCCCTCGTTCTGCATCTGCGGGCCCATTCTGCTGCAAAGCGGCCCGTCGCTTGTCCTAAATGCGAGAGACGCTTCTGGCGACGAAAGCAGCTTCGAGCTCATCTGCGGCGGTGCCACCCTCCCGCCCCGGAGGCCCGGCCCTTCATATGCGGCAACTGTGGCCGGAGCTTTGCCCAGTGGGACCAGCTAGTTGCCCACAAGCGGGTGCACGTATCCGAGGCCCTGGAGGAGGCCGCAGCCAAGGCTCTGGGGCCCCGGCCCAGGGGCCGCCCCGCGGTGACCGCCCCCCGGCCCGGTGGGGATGCCGTCGACCGCCCCTTCCAGTGTGCCTGCTGTGGCAAGCGCTTCCGGCACAAGCCCAACTTGATAGCCCACCGCCGCGTGCACACGGGCGAGCGACCTCACCAGTGCCCCGAGTGCGGGAAGCGCTTCACCAATAAGCCCTACCTGACTTCCCACCGGCGCATCCACACTGGCGAGAAGCCCTACCCGTGCAAAGAGTGCGGCCGCCGCTTCCGGCACAAACCCAACCTGCTGTCTCACAGCAAGATTCACAAGCGATCCGAGGGGTCGGCCCAAGCCATCCCCGGCCCGGGGAGCCCCCAGCCGCCAGCCGGCCCCCAGGAGTCCGCGGCCGAGCCCACCCCGGCGGCACCGCTGAAACCGGCCCAGGAGCCGCCGCCGGGGGCCCCGCCAGAGCCCCCGCAGGACCGGGCCGAAGCGCCCCCCTCCCTCTACTGCTGCGACGACTGCGGCAGGAGCTTCCGGCTGGAGCGCTTCCTGCGGGCCCACCAGCGGCAGCACACCGGGGAGCGGCCCTTCACCTGCGCCGAGTGCGGGAAGAACTTCGGCAAGAAGACGCACCTGGTGGCGCACTCGCGCGTGCACTCCGGCGAGCGGCCCTTCGCCTGCGAGGAGTGCGGCCGGCGCTTCTCCCAGGGTAGCCATCTGGCTGCGCACCGGCGCGACCACGCCCCCGACCGGCCCTTCGTATGTCCCGACTGCGGCAAGGCCTTCCGCCACAAGCCCTACCTGGCGGCGCACCGGCGCATCCACACCGGCGAGAAGCCCTACGTCTGCCCCGACTGCGGCAAAGCCTTCAGCCAGAAGTCCAACCTGGTATCGCACCGGCGCATCCACACGGGCGAGCGGCCCTACGCCTGCCCCGACTGCGACCGCAGCTTCAGCCAGAAGTCCAACCTCATCACTCACCGCAAGAGCCACATCCGGGACGGCGCCTTCTGCTGTGCCATCTGTGGCCAGACCTTCGATGACGAGGAGAGACTCCTGGCCCACCAGAAGAAGCACGATGTCTGA
- the LOC105474875 gene encoding DNA-binding protein REPIN1 isoform X4 → MGVGVSLLLQFSLTPGGYRSVGRSRRCSRGSIPRNIPKRSWKKPHPQLCSLQEEEPMLERRCRGPLAMGPAQARLLSGPSQESPQTLEKEPRRLRQQGTSVAQSGAQAPGRAHRCAHCRRHFSGWVALWLHARRCQARLPLPCPECGSRFRHAPFLALHRQVHAAATPDLGFACHLCGQSFRGWVALVLHLRAHSAAKRPVACPKCERRFWRRKQLRAHLRRCHPPAPEARPFICGNCGRSFAQWDQLVAHKRVHVSEALEEAAAKALGPRPRGRPAVTAPRPGGDAVDRPFQCACCGKRFRHKPNLIAHRRVHTGERPHQCPECGKRFTNKPYLTSHRRIHTGEKPYPCKECGRRFRHKPNLLSHSKIHKRSEGSAQAIPGPGSPQPPAGPQESAAEPTPAAPLKPAQEPPPGAPPEPPQDRAEAPPSLYCCDDCGRSFRLERFLRAHQRQHTGERPFTCAECGKNFGKKTHLVAHSRVHSGERPFACEECGRRFSQGSHLAAHRRDHAPDRPFVCPDCGKAFRHKPYLAAHRRIHTGEKPYVCPDCGKAFSQKSNLVSHRRIHTGERPYACPDCDRSFSQKSNLITHRKSHIRDGAFCCAICGQTFDDEERLLAHQKKHDV, encoded by the exons ATGGGGGTAGGGGTGTCTTTATTGCTGCAGTTTTCTCTGACACCTGGGGGCTACCGGAGTGTGGGCCGAAGCAGGCGCTGCAGCCGCGGAAGTATTCCCAGGAACATCCCCAAGAGGAGCTGGAAAAAGCCTCATCCCCAGCTCTGCAGTCTCCAGG AGGAAGAACCGATGCTGGAACGTCGTTGCAGGGGCCCCCTGGCCATGGGCCCGGCCCAGGCCCGACTCCTTTCTGGGCCCTCCCAGGAGTCACCTCAGACTCTGGAGAAGGAGCCCCGCAGGCTGAGGCAACAAGGCACGTCAGTGGCCCAGTCCGGTGCCCAAGCCCCAGGCAGGGCCCATCGCTGTGCCCACTGTCGAAGGCACTTCTCTGGCTGGGTGGCTCTGTGGCTTCACGCCCGCCGCTGCCAGGCCCGGCTGCCCTTGCCCTGCCCTGAGTGTGGCAGTCGCTTTCGCCATGCCCCCTTCTTAGCACTGCACCGCCAGGTCCATGCTGCTGCCACCCCAGACCTGGGATTCGCCTGccacctctgtgggcagagcTTCCGAGGCTGGGTGGCCCTCGTTCTGCATCTGCGGGCCCATTCTGCTGCAAAGCGGCCCGTCGCTTGTCCTAAATGCGAGAGACGCTTCTGGCGACGAAAGCAGCTTCGAGCTCATCTGCGGCGGTGCCACCCTCCCGCCCCGGAGGCCCGGCCCTTCATATGCGGCAACTGTGGCCGGAGCTTTGCCCAGTGGGACCAGCTAGTTGCCCACAAGCGGGTGCACGTATCCGAGGCCCTGGAGGAGGCCGCAGCCAAGGCTCTGGGGCCCCGGCCCAGGGGCCGCCCCGCGGTGACCGCCCCCCGGCCCGGTGGGGATGCCGTCGACCGCCCCTTCCAGTGTGCCTGCTGTGGCAAGCGCTTCCGGCACAAGCCCAACTTGATAGCCCACCGCCGCGTGCACACGGGCGAGCGACCTCACCAGTGCCCCGAGTGCGGGAAGCGCTTCACCAATAAGCCCTACCTGACTTCCCACCGGCGCATCCACACTGGCGAGAAGCCCTACCCGTGCAAAGAGTGCGGCCGCCGCTTCCGGCACAAACCCAACCTGCTGTCTCACAGCAAGATTCACAAGCGATCCGAGGGGTCGGCCCAAGCCATCCCCGGCCCGGGGAGCCCCCAGCCGCCAGCCGGCCCCCAGGAGTCCGCGGCCGAGCCCACCCCGGCGGCACCGCTGAAACCGGCCCAGGAGCCGCCGCCGGGGGCCCCGCCAGAGCCCCCGCAGGACCGGGCCGAAGCGCCCCCCTCCCTCTACTGCTGCGACGACTGCGGCAGGAGCTTCCGGCTGGAGCGCTTCCTGCGGGCCCACCAGCGGCAGCACACCGGGGAGCGGCCCTTCACCTGCGCCGAGTGCGGGAAGAACTTCGGCAAGAAGACGCACCTGGTGGCGCACTCGCGCGTGCACTCCGGCGAGCGGCCCTTCGCCTGCGAGGAGTGCGGCCGGCGCTTCTCCCAGGGTAGCCATCTGGCTGCGCACCGGCGCGACCACGCCCCCGACCGGCCCTTCGTATGTCCCGACTGCGGCAAGGCCTTCCGCCACAAGCCCTACCTGGCGGCGCACCGGCGCATCCACACCGGCGAGAAGCCCTACGTCTGCCCCGACTGCGGCAAAGCCTTCAGCCAGAAGTCCAACCTGGTATCGCACCGGCGCATCCACACGGGCGAGCGGCCCTACGCCTGCCCCGACTGCGACCGCAGCTTCAGCCAGAAGTCCAACCTCATCACTCACCGCAAGAGCCACATCCGGGACGGCGCCTTCTGCTGTGCCATCTGTGGCCAGACCTTCGATGACGAGGAGAGACTCCTGGCCCACCAGAAGAAGCACGATGTCTGA
- the LOC105474875 gene encoding DNA-binding protein REPIN1 isoform X2, with product MDGRRAPAQPAAEVRPRQGRGGHRGPAGGRSTCGARDRKAGLSAVRGLSSAMGVGVSLLLQFSLTPGGYRSVGRSRRCSRGSIPRNIPKRSWKKPHPQLCSLQEEEPMLERRCRGPLAMGPAQARLLSGPSQESPQTLEKEPRRLRQQGTSVAQSGAQAPGRAHRCAHCRRHFSGWVALWLHARRCQARLPLPCPECGSRFRHAPFLALHRQVHAAATPDLGFACHLCGQSFRGWVALVLHLRAHSAAKRPVACPKCERRFWRRKQLRAHLRRCHPPAPEARPFICGNCGRSFAQWDQLVAHKRVHVSEALEEAAAKALGPRPRGRPAVTAPRPGGDAVDRPFQCACCGKRFRHKPNLIAHRRVHTGERPHQCPECGKRFTNKPYLTSHRRIHTGEKPYPCKECGRRFRHKPNLLSHSKIHKRSEGSAQAIPGPGSPQPPAGPQESAAEPTPAAPLKPAQEPPPGAPPEPPQDRAEAPPSLYCCDDCGRSFRLERFLRAHQRQHTGERPFTCAECGKNFGKKTHLVAHSRVHSGERPFACEECGRRFSQGSHLAAHRRDHAPDRPFVCPDCGKAFRHKPYLAAHRRIHTGEKPYVCPDCGKAFSQKSNLVSHRRIHTGERPYACPDCDRSFSQKSNLITHRKSHIRDGAFCCAICGQTFDDEERLLAHQKKHDV from the exons ATGGACGGGCGCCGCGCCCCTGCACAGCCCGCCGCAGAGGTACGACCCCGGCAGGGGCGCGGGGGGCACCGCGGGCCCGCGGGGGGCCGCTCCACCTGCGGGGCGCGTGACC gtAAGGCTGGCCTCTCTGCAGTCAGAGGTCTGAGCTCTGCCATGGGGGTAGGGGTGTCTTTATTGCTGCAGTTTTCTCTGACACCTGGGGGCTACCGGAGTGTGGGCCGAAGCAGGCGCTGCAGCCGCGGAAGTATTCCCAGGAACATCCCCAAGAGGAGCTGGAAAAAGCCTCATCCCCAGCTCTGCAGTCTCCAGG AGGAAGAACCGATGCTGGAACGTCGTTGCAGGGGCCCCCTGGCCATGGGCCCGGCCCAGGCCCGACTCCTTTCTGGGCCCTCCCAGGAGTCACCTCAGACTCTGGAGAAGGAGCCCCGCAGGCTGAGGCAACAAGGCACGTCAGTGGCCCAGTCCGGTGCCCAAGCCCCAGGCAGGGCCCATCGCTGTGCCCACTGTCGAAGGCACTTCTCTGGCTGGGTGGCTCTGTGGCTTCACGCCCGCCGCTGCCAGGCCCGGCTGCCCTTGCCCTGCCCTGAGTGTGGCAGTCGCTTTCGCCATGCCCCCTTCTTAGCACTGCACCGCCAGGTCCATGCTGCTGCCACCCCAGACCTGGGATTCGCCTGccacctctgtgggcagagcTTCCGAGGCTGGGTGGCCCTCGTTCTGCATCTGCGGGCCCATTCTGCTGCAAAGCGGCCCGTCGCTTGTCCTAAATGCGAGAGACGCTTCTGGCGACGAAAGCAGCTTCGAGCTCATCTGCGGCGGTGCCACCCTCCCGCCCCGGAGGCCCGGCCCTTCATATGCGGCAACTGTGGCCGGAGCTTTGCCCAGTGGGACCAGCTAGTTGCCCACAAGCGGGTGCACGTATCCGAGGCCCTGGAGGAGGCCGCAGCCAAGGCTCTGGGGCCCCGGCCCAGGGGCCGCCCCGCGGTGACCGCCCCCCGGCCCGGTGGGGATGCCGTCGACCGCCCCTTCCAGTGTGCCTGCTGTGGCAAGCGCTTCCGGCACAAGCCCAACTTGATAGCCCACCGCCGCGTGCACACGGGCGAGCGACCTCACCAGTGCCCCGAGTGCGGGAAGCGCTTCACCAATAAGCCCTACCTGACTTCCCACCGGCGCATCCACACTGGCGAGAAGCCCTACCCGTGCAAAGAGTGCGGCCGCCGCTTCCGGCACAAACCCAACCTGCTGTCTCACAGCAAGATTCACAAGCGATCCGAGGGGTCGGCCCAAGCCATCCCCGGCCCGGGGAGCCCCCAGCCGCCAGCCGGCCCCCAGGAGTCCGCGGCCGAGCCCACCCCGGCGGCACCGCTGAAACCGGCCCAGGAGCCGCCGCCGGGGGCCCCGCCAGAGCCCCCGCAGGACCGGGCCGAAGCGCCCCCCTCCCTCTACTGCTGCGACGACTGCGGCAGGAGCTTCCGGCTGGAGCGCTTCCTGCGGGCCCACCAGCGGCAGCACACCGGGGAGCGGCCCTTCACCTGCGCCGAGTGCGGGAAGAACTTCGGCAAGAAGACGCACCTGGTGGCGCACTCGCGCGTGCACTCCGGCGAGCGGCCCTTCGCCTGCGAGGAGTGCGGCCGGCGCTTCTCCCAGGGTAGCCATCTGGCTGCGCACCGGCGCGACCACGCCCCCGACCGGCCCTTCGTATGTCCCGACTGCGGCAAGGCCTTCCGCCACAAGCCCTACCTGGCGGCGCACCGGCGCATCCACACCGGCGAGAAGCCCTACGTCTGCCCCGACTGCGGCAAAGCCTTCAGCCAGAAGTCCAACCTGGTATCGCACCGGCGCATCCACACGGGCGAGCGGCCCTACGCCTGCCCCGACTGCGACCGCAGCTTCAGCCAGAAGTCCAACCTCATCACTCACCGCAAGAGCCACATCCGGGACGGCGCCTTCTGCTGTGCCATCTGTGGCCAGACCTTCGATGACGAGGAGAGACTCCTGGCCCACCAGAAGAAGCACGATGTCTGA
- the LOC105474875 gene encoding DNA-binding protein REPIN1 isoform X5: protein MLERRCRGPLAMGPAQARLLSGPSQESPQTLEKEPRRLRQQGTSVAQSGAQAPGRAHRCAHCRRHFSGWVALWLHARRCQARLPLPCPECGSRFRHAPFLALHRQVHAAATPDLGFACHLCGQSFRGWVALVLHLRAHSAAKRPVACPKCERRFWRRKQLRAHLRRCHPPAPEARPFICGNCGRSFAQWDQLVAHKRVHVSEALEEAAAKALGPRPRGRPAVTAPRPGGDAVDRPFQCACCGKRFRHKPNLIAHRRVHTGERPHQCPECGKRFTNKPYLTSHRRIHTGEKPYPCKECGRRFRHKPNLLSHSKIHKRSEGSAQAIPGPGSPQPPAGPQESAAEPTPAAPLKPAQEPPPGAPPEPPQDRAEAPPSLYCCDDCGRSFRLERFLRAHQRQHTGERPFTCAECGKNFGKKTHLVAHSRVHSGERPFACEECGRRFSQGSHLAAHRRDHAPDRPFVCPDCGKAFRHKPYLAAHRRIHTGEKPYVCPDCGKAFSQKSNLVSHRRIHTGERPYACPDCDRSFSQKSNLITHRKSHIRDGAFCCAICGQTFDDEERLLAHQKKHDV from the coding sequence ATGCTGGAACGTCGTTGCAGGGGCCCCCTGGCCATGGGCCCGGCCCAGGCCCGACTCCTTTCTGGGCCCTCCCAGGAGTCACCTCAGACTCTGGAGAAGGAGCCCCGCAGGCTGAGGCAACAAGGCACGTCAGTGGCCCAGTCCGGTGCCCAAGCCCCAGGCAGGGCCCATCGCTGTGCCCACTGTCGAAGGCACTTCTCTGGCTGGGTGGCTCTGTGGCTTCACGCCCGCCGCTGCCAGGCCCGGCTGCCCTTGCCCTGCCCTGAGTGTGGCAGTCGCTTTCGCCATGCCCCCTTCTTAGCACTGCACCGCCAGGTCCATGCTGCTGCCACCCCAGACCTGGGATTCGCCTGccacctctgtgggcagagcTTCCGAGGCTGGGTGGCCCTCGTTCTGCATCTGCGGGCCCATTCTGCTGCAAAGCGGCCCGTCGCTTGTCCTAAATGCGAGAGACGCTTCTGGCGACGAAAGCAGCTTCGAGCTCATCTGCGGCGGTGCCACCCTCCCGCCCCGGAGGCCCGGCCCTTCATATGCGGCAACTGTGGCCGGAGCTTTGCCCAGTGGGACCAGCTAGTTGCCCACAAGCGGGTGCACGTATCCGAGGCCCTGGAGGAGGCCGCAGCCAAGGCTCTGGGGCCCCGGCCCAGGGGCCGCCCCGCGGTGACCGCCCCCCGGCCCGGTGGGGATGCCGTCGACCGCCCCTTCCAGTGTGCCTGCTGTGGCAAGCGCTTCCGGCACAAGCCCAACTTGATAGCCCACCGCCGCGTGCACACGGGCGAGCGACCTCACCAGTGCCCCGAGTGCGGGAAGCGCTTCACCAATAAGCCCTACCTGACTTCCCACCGGCGCATCCACACTGGCGAGAAGCCCTACCCGTGCAAAGAGTGCGGCCGCCGCTTCCGGCACAAACCCAACCTGCTGTCTCACAGCAAGATTCACAAGCGATCCGAGGGGTCGGCCCAAGCCATCCCCGGCCCGGGGAGCCCCCAGCCGCCAGCCGGCCCCCAGGAGTCCGCGGCCGAGCCCACCCCGGCGGCACCGCTGAAACCGGCCCAGGAGCCGCCGCCGGGGGCCCCGCCAGAGCCCCCGCAGGACCGGGCCGAAGCGCCCCCCTCCCTCTACTGCTGCGACGACTGCGGCAGGAGCTTCCGGCTGGAGCGCTTCCTGCGGGCCCACCAGCGGCAGCACACCGGGGAGCGGCCCTTCACCTGCGCCGAGTGCGGGAAGAACTTCGGCAAGAAGACGCACCTGGTGGCGCACTCGCGCGTGCACTCCGGCGAGCGGCCCTTCGCCTGCGAGGAGTGCGGCCGGCGCTTCTCCCAGGGTAGCCATCTGGCTGCGCACCGGCGCGACCACGCCCCCGACCGGCCCTTCGTATGTCCCGACTGCGGCAAGGCCTTCCGCCACAAGCCCTACCTGGCGGCGCACCGGCGCATCCACACCGGCGAGAAGCCCTACGTCTGCCCCGACTGCGGCAAAGCCTTCAGCCAGAAGTCCAACCTGGTATCGCACCGGCGCATCCACACGGGCGAGCGGCCCTACGCCTGCCCCGACTGCGACCGCAGCTTCAGCCAGAAGTCCAACCTCATCACTCACCGCAAGAGCCACATCCGGGACGGCGCCTTCTGCTGTGCCATCTGTGGCCAGACCTTCGATGACGAGGAGAGACTCCTGGCCCACCAGAAGAAGCACGATGTCTGA
- the LOC105474875 gene encoding DNA-binding protein REPIN1 isoform X3 — protein MGVGVSLLLQFSLTPGGYRSVGRSRRCSRGSIPRNIPKRSWKKPHPQLCSLQAEEEPMLERRCRGPLAMGPAQARLLSGPSQESPQTLEKEPRRLRQQGTSVAQSGAQAPGRAHRCAHCRRHFSGWVALWLHARRCQARLPLPCPECGSRFRHAPFLALHRQVHAAATPDLGFACHLCGQSFRGWVALVLHLRAHSAAKRPVACPKCERRFWRRKQLRAHLRRCHPPAPEARPFICGNCGRSFAQWDQLVAHKRVHVSEALEEAAAKALGPRPRGRPAVTAPRPGGDAVDRPFQCACCGKRFRHKPNLIAHRRVHTGERPHQCPECGKRFTNKPYLTSHRRIHTGEKPYPCKECGRRFRHKPNLLSHSKIHKRSEGSAQAIPGPGSPQPPAGPQESAAEPTPAAPLKPAQEPPPGAPPEPPQDRAEAPPSLYCCDDCGRSFRLERFLRAHQRQHTGERPFTCAECGKNFGKKTHLVAHSRVHSGERPFACEECGRRFSQGSHLAAHRRDHAPDRPFVCPDCGKAFRHKPYLAAHRRIHTGEKPYVCPDCGKAFSQKSNLVSHRRIHTGERPYACPDCDRSFSQKSNLITHRKSHIRDGAFCCAICGQTFDDEERLLAHQKKHDV, from the exons ATGGGGGTAGGGGTGTCTTTATTGCTGCAGTTTTCTCTGACACCTGGGGGCTACCGGAGTGTGGGCCGAAGCAGGCGCTGCAGCCGCGGAAGTATTCCCAGGAACATCCCCAAGAGGAGCTGGAAAAAGCCTCATCCCCAGCTCTGCAGTCTCCAGG CAGAGGAAGAACCGATGCTGGAACGTCGTTGCAGGGGCCCCCTGGCCATGGGCCCGGCCCAGGCCCGACTCCTTTCTGGGCCCTCCCAGGAGTCACCTCAGACTCTGGAGAAGGAGCCCCGCAGGCTGAGGCAACAAGGCACGTCAGTGGCCCAGTCCGGTGCCCAAGCCCCAGGCAGGGCCCATCGCTGTGCCCACTGTCGAAGGCACTTCTCTGGCTGGGTGGCTCTGTGGCTTCACGCCCGCCGCTGCCAGGCCCGGCTGCCCTTGCCCTGCCCTGAGTGTGGCAGTCGCTTTCGCCATGCCCCCTTCTTAGCACTGCACCGCCAGGTCCATGCTGCTGCCACCCCAGACCTGGGATTCGCCTGccacctctgtgggcagagcTTCCGAGGCTGGGTGGCCCTCGTTCTGCATCTGCGGGCCCATTCTGCTGCAAAGCGGCCCGTCGCTTGTCCTAAATGCGAGAGACGCTTCTGGCGACGAAAGCAGCTTCGAGCTCATCTGCGGCGGTGCCACCCTCCCGCCCCGGAGGCCCGGCCCTTCATATGCGGCAACTGTGGCCGGAGCTTTGCCCAGTGGGACCAGCTAGTTGCCCACAAGCGGGTGCACGTATCCGAGGCCCTGGAGGAGGCCGCAGCCAAGGCTCTGGGGCCCCGGCCCAGGGGCCGCCCCGCGGTGACCGCCCCCCGGCCCGGTGGGGATGCCGTCGACCGCCCCTTCCAGTGTGCCTGCTGTGGCAAGCGCTTCCGGCACAAGCCCAACTTGATAGCCCACCGCCGCGTGCACACGGGCGAGCGACCTCACCAGTGCCCCGAGTGCGGGAAGCGCTTCACCAATAAGCCCTACCTGACTTCCCACCGGCGCATCCACACTGGCGAGAAGCCCTACCCGTGCAAAGAGTGCGGCCGCCGCTTCCGGCACAAACCCAACCTGCTGTCTCACAGCAAGATTCACAAGCGATCCGAGGGGTCGGCCCAAGCCATCCCCGGCCCGGGGAGCCCCCAGCCGCCAGCCGGCCCCCAGGAGTCCGCGGCCGAGCCCACCCCGGCGGCACCGCTGAAACCGGCCCAGGAGCCGCCGCCGGGGGCCCCGCCAGAGCCCCCGCAGGACCGGGCCGAAGCGCCCCCCTCCCTCTACTGCTGCGACGACTGCGGCAGGAGCTTCCGGCTGGAGCGCTTCCTGCGGGCCCACCAGCGGCAGCACACCGGGGAGCGGCCCTTCACCTGCGCCGAGTGCGGGAAGAACTTCGGCAAGAAGACGCACCTGGTGGCGCACTCGCGCGTGCACTCCGGCGAGCGGCCCTTCGCCTGCGAGGAGTGCGGCCGGCGCTTCTCCCAGGGTAGCCATCTGGCTGCGCACCGGCGCGACCACGCCCCCGACCGGCCCTTCGTATGTCCCGACTGCGGCAAGGCCTTCCGCCACAAGCCCTACCTGGCGGCGCACCGGCGCATCCACACCGGCGAGAAGCCCTACGTCTGCCCCGACTGCGGCAAAGCCTTCAGCCAGAAGTCCAACCTGGTATCGCACCGGCGCATCCACACGGGCGAGCGGCCCTACGCCTGCCCCGACTGCGACCGCAGCTTCAGCCAGAAGTCCAACCTCATCACTCACCGCAAGAGCCACATCCGGGACGGCGCCTTCTGCTGTGCCATCTGTGGCCAGACCTTCGATGACGAGGAGAGACTCCTGGCCCACCAGAAGAAGCACGATGTCTGA
- the LOC105474881 gene encoding leucine-rich repeat-containing protein 61 — protein MEPPGEKPGEAGGLQITPQLLKLRTGEFSLESILLLKLRCLGLADLGCLGECLGLEWLDLSGNALTHLGPLASLRQLAVLNVSNNQLTGLEPLATCENLQSLNAAGNLLATPGQLQCLAGLPCLEYLRLRDPLARLSNPLCASPSYRAAVRELLPGLKVIDGERVIGRGSEFYQLCRDLDSSLRPSSSPGPRATEAQPWVEPGYWESWPSQSSSILEEACRQFQDTLQECWDLERQASDSLAQAEQALSSAGPTSSFVF, from the coding sequence ATGGAGCCTCCAGGGGAGAAGCCGGGAGAGGCTGGCGGGCTGCAAATCACGCCCCAGCTGCTGAAGTTGCGCACAGGCGAGTTCTCCCTGGAGTCCATCCTGCTGCTGAAGCTGCGTTGCTTGGGACTGGCCGACCTGGGCTGCCTGGGAGAGTGCCTGGGCCTGGAGTGGCTGGACCTATCGGGCAACGCGCTCACCCACCTGGGCCCGCTGGCCTCCTTGCGCCAGCTGGCCGTGCTCAATGTCTCCAACAATCAGCTGACGGGCCTGGAGCCGCTGGCCACCTGTGAGAACTTGCAGAGTCTCAATGCCGCAGGCAACCTACTGGCCACCCCGGGCCAGCTGCAGTGTCTGGCTGGGTTACCGTGCCTGGAGTACCTGCGGCTCCGAGACCCTTTGGCCCGGCTCAGCAACCCGCTCTGTGCCAGCCCCTCCTACCGGGCTGCAGTCCGGGAGCTGCTGCCTGGCCTGAAAGTCATCGATGGTGAGCGTGTGATTGGGCGCGGTAGTGAGTTCTACCAGCTGTGCCGAGACCTGGACAGCTCCTTGCGTCCCAGCTCCAGTCCCGGCCCCAGAGCCACCGAGGCCCAGCCCTGGGTGGAGCCAGGCTACTGGGAGTCCTGGCCCAGCCAGAGCAGCTCCATCCTGGAGGAGGCCTGCCGGCAGTTCCAGGACACACTGCAGGAGTGCTGGGACCTGGAACGCCAGGCCAGCGACAGCCTGGCCCAGGCGGAGCAGGCACTCAGCTCTGCGGGCCCCACCTCTTCCTTCGTCTTCTGA
- the LOC105474877 gene encoding retinoic acid receptor responder protein 2: MRRLLIPLALWLGAVGVGVAELTEAQRRGLQVALEEFHKHPPVQWAFQETGVDSAVDTHFPAGIFVRLEFKLQQTSCWKRDWKKPECKVRPNGRKRKCLACIKLGSEGKVLGRMVHCPIETQVLREPEEHQETQCIRVQRAGEDPHSFYFPGQFAFSKALPHS; the protein is encoded by the exons ATGCGACGGCTGCTGATCCCGCTGGCcctgtggctgggcgcggtgggcGTGGGCGTCGCCGAGCTCACAGAAGCCCAGCGCCGGGGCCTGCAGGTGGCCCTGGAGGAATTTCACAAGCACCCGCCCGTGCAGTGGGCCTTCCAGGAGACCGGTGTGGACAGCGCCGTGGACACG CACTTCCCAGCTGGAATATTTGTGAGGCTGGAATTTAAGCTCCAGCAGACAAGCTGCTGGAAGAGGGACTGGAAGAAACCCGAGTGCAAAGTCAGGCCCAATGGG AGGAAACGGAAATGCCTGGCCTGCATCAAACTTGGCTCTGAGGGCAAAGTTCTGGGCCGGATGGTCCACTGTCCCATAGAGACACAGGTTCTGCGG GAGCCTGAGGAGCACCAGGAGACCCAGTGCATCAGGGTGCAGCGGGCTGGTGAGGACCCCCACAGCTTCTACTTCCCTGGACAGTTTGCCTTCTCCAAGGCCCTGCCCCACAGCTGA